The following are encoded in a window of Catenulispora sp. MAP5-51 genomic DNA:
- a CDS encoding sugar ABC transporter substrate-binding protein: MSFTSPAQQISRRTVLRTTGAAAVAAVAAPALAACGGSKTSSGAAQSNVDKKLMAWPTYTPAAGLHPDMPGTAAGVQDTFLRYPANLIQSVPTKPGDGSKVRALIVTYGTQPKGPDQNQLWKAVNDAVGVDLDLTMVTDADWQTKLGAMMASNDLPDIIMLGLYQLPNEAQFLQAKCEPLGQYLSGDAGAKAYPNLAAIPPYSWDSVGRVGGDFYAIPIHRPRLGNSFFANSDLFQQAGIWNPTPGGLSKADLTAGLVKLNTQGHFTLGTNKVASFGYLTHSGVHGTPNLWSLANGQFSTAYGTDNMKQSLATMADWYGKGLYDPAALTVSSTQCKTNFQNGTYISTTDGFGGFGGYATAVNEKWKVDFVRPYDAGTGAGAKATPWLTPGYFGYTALKKASPERVKMLLGVLNFLAAPFGSKEWELINYGIEGVHFTRGADGGPSKPTDLGKIENSVNVPFKYVMAAPMVNYLAGEPEAAKRCYQAQVDIVPLGVPDPSLGIQSATRNKQWPTLLQQIQDGMNAIITGKASMSSWDDVIKKWKGNGGDQIAAELGAEYSKTHS; the protein is encoded by the coding sequence ATGTCGTTCACCAGCCCCGCGCAGCAGATATCCCGCAGGACCGTCCTGCGCACCACCGGTGCCGCCGCCGTCGCGGCCGTCGCCGCCCCGGCCCTGGCGGCCTGCGGCGGGTCCAAGACCTCCTCGGGCGCCGCGCAGTCCAACGTCGACAAGAAGCTGATGGCCTGGCCGACCTACACCCCGGCGGCCGGCCTGCACCCGGACATGCCGGGGACGGCGGCCGGTGTGCAGGACACGTTCCTGCGCTACCCGGCGAACCTGATCCAGTCGGTGCCGACCAAGCCCGGCGACGGCTCGAAGGTGCGCGCCCTGATCGTCACCTACGGCACGCAGCCCAAGGGCCCGGACCAGAACCAGCTGTGGAAGGCCGTCAACGACGCGGTCGGCGTGGACCTGGACCTGACGATGGTCACCGACGCCGACTGGCAGACCAAGCTCGGCGCCATGATGGCGAGCAACGACCTGCCGGACATCATCATGCTGGGCCTGTACCAGCTGCCGAACGAGGCGCAGTTCCTGCAGGCCAAGTGCGAGCCGCTGGGCCAGTACCTGTCCGGGGACGCCGGCGCGAAGGCCTACCCGAACCTGGCCGCGATCCCGCCGTACAGCTGGGACTCGGTGGGCCGGGTCGGCGGCGACTTCTACGCGATCCCGATCCACCGGCCGCGGCTGGGGAACTCGTTCTTCGCGAACTCCGACCTGTTCCAGCAGGCCGGGATCTGGAACCCGACGCCGGGCGGCCTGAGCAAGGCCGACCTGACCGCCGGGCTGGTGAAGCTGAACACGCAGGGCCACTTCACCCTGGGCACCAACAAGGTCGCCTCCTTCGGGTACCTGACGCATTCCGGTGTGCACGGCACCCCCAACCTGTGGTCGCTCGCGAACGGCCAGTTCAGCACCGCCTACGGCACCGACAACATGAAGCAGTCGCTGGCCACGATGGCCGACTGGTACGGCAAGGGCCTGTACGACCCGGCGGCGCTGACCGTGTCGAGCACCCAGTGCAAGACGAACTTCCAGAACGGGACCTACATCAGCACCACCGACGGCTTCGGCGGGTTCGGCGGCTACGCGACCGCGGTGAACGAGAAGTGGAAGGTCGACTTCGTCCGTCCCTACGATGCCGGCACCGGCGCCGGCGCCAAGGCGACGCCGTGGCTGACCCCGGGCTACTTCGGCTACACGGCCCTGAAGAAGGCCTCGCCGGAGCGGGTCAAGATGCTGCTCGGCGTGCTGAACTTCCTGGCCGCGCCGTTCGGCTCCAAGGAGTGGGAGCTGATCAACTACGGCATCGAGGGCGTGCACTTCACCCGCGGCGCGGACGGCGGCCCGTCGAAGCCGACCGACCTGGGCAAGATCGAGAACTCGGTGAACGTGCCGTTCAAGTACGTCATGGCCGCGCCGATGGTGAACTACCTGGCCGGCGAGCCCGAGGCGGCCAAGCGCTGCTACCAGGCGCAGGTGGACATCGTGCCGCTCGGCGTCCCGGACCCGAGCCTGGGCATCCAGTCGGCGACCCGCAACAAGCAGTGGCCGACGCTGTTGCAGCAGATCCAGGACGGGATGAACGCGATCATCACCGGGAAGGCGTCGATGTCGTCCTGGGACGACGTCATCAAGAAGTGGAAGGGCAACGGCGGCGACCAGATCGCCGCGGAGCTCGGCGCCGAATACAGCAAGACTCACAGCTGA
- a CDS encoding carbohydrate ABC transporter permease, whose amino-acid sequence MSVESSNLRPAWMGRPKPAVSALKGATIVVILALIAVPFWLVLATSVSSDAEVNANGGWSLWPDKLDFSAYTNVFEGGTIGHALWVSVLVTALGTAASLASTTFLAYALSRPNVLAGKPILLAILFTFLFPAGMIPSFLVVTDLHLFDHLAALFVPVMINVFNLVIMRGFFQNIPEELYEAARLDGAGDLRTLFRIVLPLSKAIIAVVGLYYAVGYWNDYFRAMLYTNGGSLNPLSTVLRGFVIAGNNPNAEAGVDITGIAPMKAISALVVIAIVPIAAAFPFLQRYFTKGVMTGAVKS is encoded by the coding sequence GTGAGCGTCGAGAGCTCGAACCTGCGTCCGGCGTGGATGGGCCGGCCAAAGCCGGCGGTCAGCGCGCTCAAGGGCGCCACGATCGTGGTCATCCTGGCCCTGATAGCCGTGCCGTTCTGGCTGGTGCTGGCCACCTCGGTGTCCTCCGACGCCGAGGTGAACGCCAACGGCGGCTGGTCGCTGTGGCCGGACAAGCTGGACTTCTCCGCGTACACCAACGTCTTCGAGGGCGGGACCATCGGCCACGCGCTGTGGGTCTCGGTCCTGGTGACCGCGCTGGGCACCGCGGCGAGCCTGGCCTCGACGACCTTCCTGGCCTACGCGCTGTCCCGGCCGAACGTGCTGGCCGGCAAGCCGATCCTGCTGGCGATCCTGTTCACGTTCCTGTTCCCGGCCGGCATGATCCCCAGCTTCCTGGTGGTCACCGACCTGCACCTGTTCGACCACCTGGCCGCGCTGTTCGTCCCGGTGATGATCAACGTCTTCAACCTGGTCATCATGCGCGGCTTCTTCCAGAACATCCCGGAGGAGCTGTACGAGGCGGCGCGCCTGGACGGCGCCGGGGATCTGCGGACCCTGTTCAGGATCGTGCTCCCGCTGTCCAAGGCGATCATCGCGGTGGTCGGCCTGTACTACGCCGTCGGCTACTGGAACGACTACTTCCGGGCGATGCTCTACACCAACGGCGGCTCGCTGAACCCGCTGTCCACGGTGCTGCGCGGCTTCGTCATCGCCGGCAACAACCCCAACGCCGAGGCCGGCGTGGACATCACCGGCATCGCCCCGATGAAGGCGATCTCCGCCCTGGTGGTCATCGCGATCGTGCCGATCGCCGCCGCCTTCCCCTTCCTGCAGCGCTACTTCACCAAGGGCGTCATGACCGGCGCCGTCAAGAGCTAA
- a CDS encoding ABC transporter permease, producing the protein MAAATAAAAAATAGAKPRARTRWVRLRRDKVLLLMMLPGVLYFGVFQYLAQLGNIIAFKDYVPFVGIKDSAWVGFQQFSTLFADPDFWHAVRNTFELALIQLVFYFPVPLALAMFLFSLTRNWVRKLVVSFVYLPHFISWVVVVGLFVQVLGPSGMVNNLLTHDSHHVVVNVFRDPAWFKPMMLIELIWKDCGWGTIIFLAALYQVDDALYEAASLDGAGWARRTWHVTLPSIRPVLVLLLILRVGDVLSVGFDQVMQQRDTFTPAAAEVIDTYVYNHGVGSGQFSVAAVAGLLKGLVAMVLVFGANKVAHKLGEQGVYQ; encoded by the coding sequence ATGGCAGCCGCAACGGCCGCCGCAGCCGCCGCGACAGCCGGGGCCAAGCCCCGGGCCAGGACCCGGTGGGTGCGCCTGCGGCGGGACAAGGTCCTGCTGCTGATGATGCTTCCCGGCGTGCTGTACTTCGGGGTCTTCCAGTACCTGGCGCAGCTCGGGAACATCATCGCCTTCAAGGACTACGTGCCCTTCGTCGGCATCAAGGACAGCGCCTGGGTCGGGTTCCAGCAGTTCTCGACGCTGTTCGCCGACCCCGACTTCTGGCACGCGGTCCGGAACACCTTCGAGCTGGCCCTGATCCAGCTGGTCTTCTACTTCCCGGTGCCGCTGGCGCTGGCGATGTTCCTGTTCAGCCTGACCCGCAACTGGGTGCGCAAGCTGGTGGTCAGCTTCGTCTACCTGCCGCACTTCATCTCGTGGGTGGTCGTCGTCGGGCTGTTCGTGCAGGTGCTGGGCCCCTCCGGGATGGTCAACAACCTGCTGACGCACGACAGCCACCACGTCGTGGTCAACGTCTTCCGGGACCCGGCCTGGTTCAAGCCGATGATGCTGATCGAGCTGATCTGGAAGGACTGCGGCTGGGGCACGATCATCTTCCTGGCCGCGCTGTACCAGGTCGACGACGCGCTCTACGAGGCCGCCTCGCTCGACGGGGCCGGCTGGGCCCGCCGCACCTGGCACGTCACGCTGCCCTCGATCCGGCCGGTCCTGGTGCTGCTGCTGATCCTGCGGGTCGGCGACGTCCTGTCGGTCGGCTTCGACCAGGTCATGCAGCAGCGGGACACCTTCACGCCGGCCGCGGCGGAGGTGATCGACACCTACGTCTACAACCACGGCGTCGGCAGCGGCCAGTTCTCCGTCGCGGCGGTCGCCGGCCTGCTCAAGGGCCTGGTGGCGATGGTGCTGGTGTTCGGCGCCAACAAGGTCGCGCACAAGCTCGGCGAACAGGGGGTCTACCAGTGA
- a CDS encoding hydroxyacid dehydrogenase: protein MAGRAAALFAMRPDVASTAFPATLRTRLDAVVEIDHGLVVTDFGEPRARRALAGAEVLLTGWGCPPLDAEVLDAAPHLRAVVHAAGSVKHHLGPDFWSRGILTSSAADANAYPVAQFTLSVILLAGKRTFSMARQYAEGVYKASATSPRFGNVGRTVGVVGASRIGRLVLPMLAREGFEVLLADPTLSPTEAAALMPAPWSVELVELDDLLRRGDVVTLHAPSLPETRHLLDDRRLGLMREGSVLVNTARGALIDTEALVRHCAAGRIDAFLDVTDPDEPLPPGHPLFLLPNVVVTPHLAGAMGSEVALLGAYAVADVERFVAGLPLLGAVREDDLARIA from the coding sequence ATGGCCGGCCGTGCCGCCGCGTTGTTCGCCATGCGTCCGGACGTCGCCTCCACGGCGTTCCCGGCCACGCTGCGCACCCGGCTCGACGCCGTCGTCGAGATCGACCACGGGCTGGTCGTGACCGACTTCGGCGAGCCGCGCGCCCGGCGGGCGCTGGCCGGCGCCGAGGTCCTGCTGACCGGCTGGGGCTGTCCGCCGCTGGACGCCGAGGTCCTGGACGCGGCGCCGCACCTGCGCGCGGTGGTCCACGCGGCCGGATCGGTGAAACACCACCTGGGCCCGGACTTCTGGAGCCGCGGGATCCTCACCTCCTCGGCCGCGGACGCCAACGCGTATCCGGTCGCGCAGTTCACGCTCAGCGTGATCCTGCTGGCCGGGAAGCGGACTTTCTCGATGGCGCGGCAGTACGCCGAGGGCGTCTACAAGGCGTCCGCGACCTCGCCGCGGTTCGGCAACGTCGGCCGCACGGTCGGGGTGGTCGGCGCCTCCCGCATCGGCCGGCTGGTGCTGCCGATGCTGGCCCGCGAGGGCTTCGAGGTCCTGCTCGCCGATCCGACGCTGAGCCCGACCGAGGCCGCGGCGCTGATGCCGGCACCGTGGTCGGTGGAGCTCGTGGAGCTCGACGACCTGCTGCGCCGCGGCGACGTGGTGACGCTGCACGCGCCGTCGCTGCCGGAGACCCGCCACCTGCTCGACGACCGGCGGCTGGGGCTGATGCGCGAGGGATCGGTGCTCGTGAACACCGCCCGCGGCGCCCTGATCGACACCGAGGCGCTGGTGCGGCACTGCGCCGCCGGCCGGATCGACGCGTTCCTGGACGTCACGGATCCCGACGAGCCGCTGCCACCGGGGCATCCGCTGTTCCTGCTGCCGAACGTGGTCGTGACACCGCACCTGGCCGGCGCGATGGGCAGCGAGGTCGCACTGCTCGGCGCGTACGCGGTCGCCGACGTCGAGCGTTTCGTCGCGGGGCTTCCGCTGCTAGGCGCGGTTCGTGAGGATGATCTCGCGCGGATCGCTTAG